Within the Saccharomyces mikatae IFO 1815 strain IFO1815 genome assembly, chromosome: 11 genome, the region TACAGCCAGGATCAAGGTGTAGAGTACGAGGAGGATGAAGAGGACAAGCCAGACCTAAGTGGCGCATCCATAAAAAGTTACGCTGCAACGAGATTTACATCCTTACTACGTATTCACGAGTTCTCTTGGCGAAACATCAACCCCATCCCTGAACTGCGCAAAATGACGTGGCAGAACTGgaactatttttttatgggCTACCTCGCGTGGTTGTCAGCAGCGTGGGCATTCTTTTGTGTTTCAGTATCAACAGCTCCATTGGCTAAATTATATGATAGACCAACAAAGGACATTACCTGGGGGTTGGGGTTAGTGTTGTTTGTTCGCTCAGCCGGTGCTGTTATATTTGGTTTGTGGACAGACAAGTCTTCGAGAAAATGGCCGTACATTACATGCttgattttatttgtaATTGGACAGCTCTGCACTCCTTGGTGCGACACATATGAGAAATTTCTGGGCGTAAGGTGGATTACTGGTATTGCTATGGGTGGTATTTATGGGTGTGCTTCTGCAACAGCGATTGAAGATGCCCCAGTGAAAGCACGTTCGTTCCTCTCAggtctatttttttctgcgTACGCCATGGGATTCATCTTCGCAATCATTTTTTACAGAGCCTTTGGTTACTTCAGAGAGGATGGCTGGAAGATACTATTTTGGTTTAGTATTTCCTTACCCATTTTACTAATCTTCTGGAGATTGTTATGGCCTGAAACGAAATATTTCACCAAAGTTTTGAAAGCCCGTAAGCTAATATTGAGTGACGCAGTGAAAGCTAATGGTGGCGAGCCTCTACCAAAGGCcaatttcaaacaaaaaatggtgtcgatgaaaaaaacagttCAAAAGTACTGGTTGTTGTTTGCGTATTTAGTTATCTTATTGGTGGGACCAAATTACTTGACTCACGCTTCGCAAGACTTGCTGCCAACTATGCTTCGTGCTCAATTAGGTCTATCCAAAGATGCAGTCACGGTCGTTGTGGTGGTCACTAACATTGGTGCTATTTGCGGGGGTATGATATTTGGACAGTTTATGGAAGTTACTGGAAGAAGATTGGGCCTGTTGATTGCATGTACGATGGGTGGTTGCTTTACCTACCCTGCTTTTATGTTGAAAAGCGAAAATGCCATATTGGGCGCCGGTTTTATGTTATACTTTTGCGTCTTTGGTGTTTGGGGTATTTTACCAATTCACCTTGCAGAGCTAGCTCCTGCTGATGCAAGGGCTTTGGTTTCCGGTTTAGCCTACCAGTTAGGTAATCTGGCTTCTGCAGCCGCTTCCACAATAGAGACTCAGTTAGCTGAGAAATATCCATTGGAAAGAGATGCCTCCGGAACTGTGATCAAAGAAGATTATGCTAAAGTGATGGCCATCTTGACTGGTTCTGTCTTCATTTTTACATTCTTTTGTGTTTTTGTGGGACATGAAAAATTCCATCGTGATCTATCTTCTCCAGTTATGAAGAAGTACATAAACCAAGTTGAGGAATACGAAGCCGATGGTCTTTCGATTAGCGATGTTGTGGAACAAAAGACAGAATGTGCTTCAATGAAGATAATTGACTCAAACACCTCAAAGCCATATGAAGAGGAGCATATTGAGACTGTTtaatcattcttttttttcctattcATTGCTTTTTGggcattttcttttgtccGTGTAGCTGCATCTCACATATATTCATATTATGACCTTTATAACATTACATAAAAGAAGTGATAAAACAATCCTTAAAACACTAGACTTAGCTTTCCGAAAGATAACAATGAAAGTAATTTTAGATGATAAGAGATATAAAAACCTTGTTAAAACTAGTAAAACGGCATATTGCTGGATCTTAGAAACTGCAAACTCCAAAAACCATTGTTGAATGAACTTTCTGGcttacatttttttatttttgataattagtgGTTGGTTTACAGAAATAATTGAGAATGAAAGTAGACCTTCTCATgctatataagagaggtatataagACACACACAAATGAATTATATCAACTTAGAGCAATATAATTGCAATACCTGGTTATTTACTATAAGTTCAATGTAACGCACAACCATTATACTCGCCAGTGTCAAGAATAATAAGTGTTTAATTGCAAACTTTTTTACAGGGTAGTAATAACGCTAGAAAAAAGCTTATCAAAGTGGAAACTGGTGATGCTAAATAACCAATTGCCTCTTCTTCCTACAAAGATTTACTCCCATTCAGAAAGTAGCATTCTTGGATTGAACAGAATATCCCAACTTTTAGTGTGCGCATTAGATTGATTAATGGAAGTATATATGTTCACTATAAGCAAACTTGGTttgtgaaaaattcattgcCACAAAGTTGTCTTGCCTAGAAATCTTCGCAAAAGAAAGTAAGAAGATACCATGCATCACgtttcttcaaatgacGGCGGAAAACCAGAGTATATACTTTTAATGCCTATTGGAAAATacataaagaaaacatcGGTATATTGGTCGTTGTTTCCCCTCAAGAATATTTATCAATGTTTCTGCCGAAAATCAATCACCCTTCTCAGTTACTAGTATTTACTTCCATTAATTTCATACTATTACATAATTATTGTAACTTCTTTCCATCGGACTTTACCGAAGGTTATTTTTACATCTTCGGCATTTGCcgaaattttttcaagatgCCCATCACCaaggaatgaaaaaagttttatACACAGCATACATATTTGAAATGGATATTTATCTTTTGATTCGCAATCTTTGAACCACTGGTAGTTTCAAATAGATATAGAGAACCAGTGAATACACCACCCATACGAAGCATGACAGCCAGTTTAACTACCAAGTTCTTAAACAACACCTATGAGAACCCATTTATGAATGCATCTGGTGTTCATTGTATGACCACAGAGGAATTAGATGAATTAGCAGACTCTAAAGCGGGTGCGTTCATTACAAAGAGTGCCACGACTTTAGAGAGAGAAGGTAACCCTAAACCACGTTATATTTCTGTCCCTCTAGGCAGCATCAACTCTATGGGTTTACCAAATGAAGGTATTGACTACTATTTGTCCTACGTACTAAATCGTCAGAAGAAGTATCCTGACGCACCtgctattttcttttctgttgCTGGTATGAGCATTGATGAAAACTTGAActtgttaaaaaaaattcaagataGTGAGTTTAACGGTATTACAGAGCTAAACTTGTCCTGTCCAAACGTTCCTGGTAAACCACAAGTTGCttatgattttgaattgaCAAAGGAAACATTGGAAAAGGTCTTTGTGTTTTTCAAGAAGCCCCTTGGCATTAAGTTACCTCcttattttgattttgcccattttgatattatagCGAAAATATTGAATGAGTTCCCCTTGGCTTATGTCAACTCTATCAATAGTATAGGTAATGGTCTTTTCATTGATGTGGAGAAGGAAAGTGTAGTAGTAAAGCCAAAGAACGGTTTCGGAGGTATTGGAGGAGAATATGTCAAACCAACCGCGCTCGCTAATGTTCGTGCATTTTATACTCGTTTGAGACCTGATATTAAAGTTATCGGTACCGGTGGTATCAAGTCTGGTAAGGATGCATTTGAGCATCTTCTGTGTGGTGCTTCTATGCTACAAATTGGTACAGAATTGCAAAAAGAAGGCGTCAAGATTTTTGAAcgtattgaaaaagaactgAAAGACATAATGGAAGCTAAGGGTTACACATCCATAGACCAATTCCGTGGGAAGTTGAACAGTCTTTAATTATCTAAATTcgtagaaaaaaatgggatAGGTTATGGAGACCGTTAAGATATATATACCTTTACTTTTATGGTTATATGATGTCAAAGGTAGTTGATAGATGTTATTCCACGATTTTTTACTTGGTATATTCATATCTAGCAATATATATTGCGGCCTGAATGTGGTTTAGTATATGATAGTGGtggttttttttactctaaaaatattcatccatttaaatttattatttcGTTTAAAAAGTTTGTTTAAATATCTGTATCTCAATAAACCACTTCATTATTTGAACAGTGGCATTAATATATGCTGATAAAAACGTTTACATTGTTACTTTTATTTCACTTATATGTAAATAAAGGGTTTTTGAAGCTCAAAAGAGTTTCTGTTACCGAGTATGGACTAAAGATAAAAATCAGCTTCTAAATGGTAAGAAAGTAACTTTGACACAATAAACTTCCGCTAACTTTGGAAGGCGAAATAAAGCAATAAGCTTGTATGCATATATGTATTTGTGTGATATTTTCCACAgttatttcttctatatGCTTTTTCGATAAAGTTcttgtttattattttgaCAGCTCCAAAATGCTGTTTGATATCTGCTTTTACATATTTATATTATAATGTTTCAGTTTCCTTGCCTACACATTATAGTGGGACTCAATGCTATTCGTTCTTAAATAGTTTTCAAGTGAAagttctttactttttgtatTCTCCAAATCCCCCGCCACCAGGGGttctgatgatgaatcGATCACCAGGCTGTGCATAGATAGTGTTTTTACCACCGACATTGATCAAAGCACCGGTGCTGTGTCTTACCCATAAATTCTCGCCCCGATGACCATCTTGTCCTCCCTTTATACCATGAGGGGAAATCACACGACGTTCTGATAATATAGATGCTGTTACAGCTTTACGAAATTGAACGTCCCTGATAACACCATTTCCACCAGAATATTTACCTTTACCTCCAGAAGCTCTTCTGATTGAGAATTCTTTCAACAAGACAGGGTACcttctttcaaatacttCACTGTCTGTCATTCTCGTATTTGTCATGTTCGTGTGTACAGCGTCGGAACCATTCCAACCACATCCTCTCCATGAATCTGCACCAGCCCCAGAGCCGCCACATATAGTTTCATAGTATCCAAAGCCTTTGATTTGTTTACCAGTCTTTGTATCAATACTACCTCCAGTTCCAAACGTAAAATTGTTACAGTCACCTTGAGAATCGGCCATGATATTAAATGTCTTTAAGATTACATCAGTCACTCTTTGAGAAGTTAATACATTGCCCCCAACAACTGCAGCACCAGACCGAGGGCTCAGAAGAGAACCGGGAGGAATTTTGATTGTTAAAGGTTTTAAGCAGCCTTGGTTTAGAGGAATATCTTCGCCTACTAGACAACGCAGACAATAAAGAATCGCGGAATTCGTAATAGCTTCTGGTGCATTCAAGTTGCCATAAACTTGCGGAGATGTACCATTGAAATCAAATACATATTTCTCCTTTTCAGGATTCAAATCTACTTGAAGTTTTATTAAGCTTCCATCATCCAAAAGATCTTCACCAGAAAATTTGGTTGTACCATAATGTTCAACTATTTTAGCCAACATTATTTTGATGGATTCGGATGCATTTTTCTGGATTGCAGCCATGTATTTCAAGATTGTAGCGAGATCATACTCTTTGGTCAAGGAGCCAATCAATTGTATCCCTTTCGTGTTCGCGGCAACTTGAGCTTTTAAATCACTTATGTTGTCACTAAATCTTCTTGAACCAGAGCAGCCTGGGTATTTACTTGG harbors:
- the JEN1 gene encoding monocarboxylate/H+ symporter (similar to Saccharomyces cerevisiae JEN1 (YKL217W)), whose product is MSSITDEKTSNEEQQPAGRRLYYNPSTFAEPPLVDEDGNPINYEPEIYNPDHEKLYHNPSLPAQSIQDTRDDELLERIYSQDQGVEYEEDEEDKPDLSGASIKSYAATRFTSLLRIHEFSWRNINPIPELRKMTWQNWNYFFMGYLAWLSAAWAFFCVSVSTAPLAKLYDRPTKDITWGLGLVLFVRSAGAVIFGLWTDKSSRKWPYITCLILFVIGQLCTPWCDTYEKFLGVRWITGIAMGGIYGCASATAIEDAPVKARSFLSGLFFSAYAMGFIFAIIFYRAFGYFREDGWKILFWFSISLPILLIFWRLLWPETKYFTKVLKARKLILSDAVKANGGEPLPKANFKQKMVSMKKTVQKYWLLFAYLVILLVGPNYLTHASQDLLPTMLRAQLGLSKDAVTVVVVVTNIGAICGGMIFGQFMEVTGRRLGLLIACTMGGCFTYPAFMLKSENAILGAGFMLYFCVFGVWGILPIHLAELAPADARALVSGLAYQLGNLASAAASTIETQLAEKYPLERDASGTVIKEDYAKVMAILTGSVFIFTFFCVFVGHEKFHRDLSSPVMKKYINQVEEYEADGLSISDVVEQKTECASMKIIDSNTSKPYEEEHIETV
- the URA1 gene encoding dihydroorotate dehydrogenase (similar to Saccharomyces cerevisiae URA1 (YKL216W)); amino-acid sequence: MTASLTTKFLNNTYENPFMNASGVHCMTTEELDELADSKAGAFITKSATTLEREGNPKPRYISVPLGSINSMGLPNEGIDYYLSYVLNRQKKYPDAPAIFFSVAGMSIDENLNLLKKIQDSEFNGITELNLSCPNVPGKPQVAYDFELTKETLEKVFVFFKKPLGIKLPPYFDFAHFDIIAKILNEFPLAYVNSINSIGNGLFIDVEKESVVVKPKNGFGGIGGEYVKPTALANVRAFYTRLRPDIKVIGTGGIKSGKDAFEHLLCGASMLQIGTELQKEGVKIFERIEKELKDIMEAKGYTSIDQFRGKLNSL